CCTATGTAAGGTTGTAGCTCGATTCTGCCGCCCGAAGAAGATCCTGTTTCAGTAGTTGTCCCGGTTCCGGCAAACATCCTTCTAGATCCGAAAACAACGAGACTGAGAGTCAGCAGGGCGAAAACTATGGAAAGAACGATTGTGACTTTTATAAGGAAAGAAGTTCCTCCGCTGCCTCCGAAAAGTGTATTTCCC
This genomic interval from candidate division WOR-3 bacterium contains the following:
- a CDS encoding preprotein translocase subunit SecG, with protein sequence GNTLFGGSGGTSFLIKVTIVLSIVFALLTLSLVVFGSRRMFAGTGTTTETGSSSGGRIELQPYIGEYTQGLSDEDTSGVGEDDYYQSLLLTTDTIKDTLSALEIQEDTTGGVEALDSSSSDSI